A genomic segment from Neobacillus sp. YX16 encodes:
- the ilvD gene encoding dihydroxy-acid dehydratase has protein sequence MRSDMIKKGIDRAPHRSLLYATGVTVKDLEKPFIGVCNSFIEIIPGHKHLNHFGEIVKEAIREAGGIPFEFNTIGVDDGIAMGHVGMRYSLPSREIIADSAETVINAHWFDGVFYIPNCDKITPGMLMAAVRTNVPSVFVSGGPMEAGVSSTGKNLSLTSVFEGVGAYHSGKMTQQELLDIETAACPTCGSCSGMFTANSMNCLMEVLGMTVPGNGTIVATSKERHELIRQAAKHLVELVKNDVKPRDIITREAIDNAFALDMAMGGSTNTVLHTLAIAHEAGIDYDLREINKIAERVPYLAKIMPASDYSMDDVHRAGGVSAILNELCKVEGALHQDCLSITGKTLAENVKEATITNETVIRTKDNPYSPVGGLSILYGNIAPDGGVIKVGAVDPSIKTFLGEAIVFESQEEAQENINNGLVKAGHVVVIRYEGPKGGPGMPEMLAPTSAIAGRGLDKEVALITDGRFSGASRGISIGHISPEAAEGGPIALVENGDKILIDLQERTIELIVDDEVLAERRRLWQKPEPKIKTGYLAKYAKLVTSANTGGVMKI, from the coding sequence ATGCGAAGCGATATGATTAAAAAGGGGATTGATCGTGCTCCCCACCGCAGCCTATTATACGCAACTGGGGTAACAGTGAAGGACCTAGAAAAACCGTTTATCGGTGTCTGTAACTCATTTATTGAAATTATCCCTGGGCACAAACACCTTAATCATTTCGGTGAAATCGTTAAAGAAGCGATAAGAGAAGCTGGCGGTATACCTTTTGAATTTAACACAATTGGCGTAGATGACGGAATTGCAATGGGGCATGTTGGGATGCGTTACTCCCTTCCCAGCCGTGAAATTATCGCTGATAGTGCAGAAACAGTAATTAATGCTCATTGGTTCGATGGTGTATTTTACATTCCGAACTGCGACAAAATCACACCAGGAATGTTAATGGCAGCAGTCAGAACCAACGTCCCTTCTGTTTTTGTTTCAGGTGGACCAATGGAAGCCGGTGTTTCTTCTACCGGAAAAAACCTTTCTCTCACTTCTGTATTTGAAGGAGTAGGAGCCTACCATAGTGGAAAAATGACACAGCAGGAGCTGCTTGATATCGAAACTGCAGCATGCCCTACTTGCGGATCTTGTTCTGGAATGTTTACTGCAAATTCGATGAACTGTTTGATGGAAGTGTTAGGGATGACGGTTCCGGGTAACGGAACGATTGTAGCTACTTCTAAAGAGAGACACGAGTTAATTCGCCAAGCAGCGAAACACTTAGTTGAATTAGTGAAAAACGATGTTAAACCACGAGATATCATTACCAGAGAAGCAATTGACAATGCATTCGCTTTAGATATGGCAATGGGGGGATCGACGAACACTGTTCTACATACCCTTGCCATCGCTCATGAGGCTGGTATTGACTATGATTTACGAGAAATCAATAAAATTGCTGAAAGAGTTCCATATTTAGCAAAAATTATGCCTGCATCCGATTACTCTATGGATGATGTACACCGCGCAGGCGGGGTGAGTGCCATCCTTAATGAGCTTTGTAAAGTAGAAGGTGCACTGCATCAAGATTGCTTAAGTATCACAGGTAAGACTCTTGCTGAAAATGTGAAGGAAGCAACAATTACAAATGAAACTGTCATTCGGACTAAAGATAATCCATATAGCCCTGTTGGTGGACTATCCATCCTATATGGAAACATTGCTCCAGATGGCGGGGTTATCAAAGTTGGTGCCGTGGATCCTTCCATTAAAACCTTCCTTGGTGAAGCAATTGTTTTTGAGTCCCAAGAGGAGGCTCAAGAAAACATTAATAATGGCTTAGTTAAGGCTGGTCACGTTGTTGTCATTCGTTACGAAGGACCAAAAGGCGGACCCGGAATGCCAGAAATGCTAGCTCCGACATCAGCCATTGCTGGTCGTGGATTAGATAAAGAAGTTGCTCTCATTACAGACGGTCGTTTCTCAGGTGCCAGCAGAGGAATCTCAATCGGGCATATTTCACCAGAAGCTGCTGAAGGCGGTCCTATCGCACTCGTTGAAAATGGTGACAAGATCCTCATTGATTTACAGGAAAGAACAATTGAATTAATCGTTGATGACGAGGTACTGGCAGAAAGACGCCGTCTATGGCAAAAGCCAGAGCCAAAAATCAAAACCGGCTACCTAGCCAAATACGCAAAGTTAGTTACATCCGCCAACACTGGCGGGGTTATGAAGATATAG